TGGTGCCGTCACCCGCGATGTCGCTCGTCTTGGAAGCGACTTCCCGCACCAGCCGCGCGCCCATGTTCGCCAACGGGCATTCCAATTCGATCTCCTTGGCCACGGTAACGCCGTCTTTCGTCACAGTGGGCGAACCGAACTTTTTTTCGATGACGACGTTGCGGCCTTTAGGACCCAGAGTCGCTTTGACGGCCTGCGCCAATGTTTCTATTCCCTTGAGAAGGGCCAGCCGAGCCTCTCCTTCATATATGATGCCTTTTGCTGCCATATCCGTTTGGCTCCTTTATAAAGATATAATGAATAACTGCGTAGGGCGTGCTTAAAGCGAAGCGCAGCCCGCCATTTTCTTGACTTATGATTCCCTCGCCCTCTGGGAGAGGGTTAGGGTGAGGGTATTATAAGTTTAATATTATCAACCCTCACCTAACCTCTCCCATCTTGGGAGAGGGATTTTAAAAGCGACAAATTCAAATATGATAGGTATCAAATATCCCAACAAAAAACATATAAATTAATCAAAGGCGCCGCGAACCGCCAAAAGCGATTCTCTATATTGTTTCTATCGCCTCTTTGAGCAGCCAGCCGTTGAAAGCGGAATTTCCCGGCAGCGATATGCGCGCCCAACCGCCTTGCTCCCGCAGTACGTCGACTTTCGTTCCTTCATGCAGCGTAAACGCCGTCTTCATATCTGCGTTCGGACCCGTTTTAATGTCGACGGCTTGCGCCATCACGATCGCTTCAGCAGACCGTTCGTAATCGTAAATTTTCCAACTCGCAGACAAAGAAAGTAGTATAAACGCAATACCCAACGTCCAGCAAGGGATTCGAAGCCAGCCTCGCGCCGTTTCCGTCCGCACTTGCCAAAGCAGAAGGAGGGAGAGCGTCCATAACCAGAAGGCGGCCAAAGCGCAGAGAAGGCTTTCCCTCATATTCAAGTAATGATGGATGCTGCGCAGCATATCCACGGTTCCGCCATACTTCGCCTGTTGAAATTCCTCATCGGCGAGCTGGTTGCGCGCATAGACGTAATTCACAAACAAATCGCGATGGCGGGGCAGCAGCCGCAACGCCCGTTCGTACCATAGAATAGCGTCGCCGAGACGGCCCAAGCGAAAATGCGTATTTCCCAAATTGTAATAAAGATATCCGTTGCGAACGCCCAATCCCAACAAATATAAATACCCATCCAACGCCTTAATCAACTCCCCCTGGGTATAATGTTCATTGGCCTGCGACAGCACTCCGTTGAGGTCCAGTCCCGTATTGTATCCTTCCGGAAGCGCCGGAGCCGCCCCCTCGCCCCGGCACAGCGAGGGAGAGACGAAGGACAACATCATAAGCATTCCAAGAATTGCTCGGCGCCGCCGAGGCATTTTATTTTCTTTTATCATTCGTTGCGCCAT
This window of the Candidatus Omnitrophota bacterium genome carries:
- a CDS encoding tetratricopeptide repeat protein; protein product: MMLSFVSPSLCRGEGAAPALPEGYNTGLDLNGVLSQANEHYTQGELIKALDGYLYLLGLGVRNGYLYYNLGNTHFRLGRLGDAILWYERALRLLPRHRDLFVNYVYARNQLADEEFQQAKYGGTVDMLRSIHHYLNMRESLLCALAAFWLWTLSLLLLWQVRTETARGWLRIPCWTLGIAFILLSLSASWKIYDYERSAEAIVMAQAVDIKTGPNADMKTAFTLHEGTKVDVLREQGGWARISLPGNSAFNGWLLKEAIETI